The proteins below come from a single Roseiflexus sp. RS-1 genomic window:
- a CDS encoding FAD-dependent oxidoreductase gives MDAQLGTEGRPVRVAIVGAGPAGFYAAEALLKQSNIVVLIDMFNRFPTPYGLVREGVAPDHQSIKSVTRIYDRIASDPRVRYFGNVTFGTDITHEDLKQFYDQIVYAVGAPADRRMGIPGEDLIGSYPATAFVGWYNGHPDYCNWTFDLSHERAVVVGNGNVAIDVARILVTNPDKLAKTDIADYALEALRQSKVREVVMLGRRGPAQAAFTNAEIKELGELDGVDVIVDPADLELDPMSAEHVKEDKSAARNVEILRSFAARTVHNAPRRIRMRFLTSPVELIGENGRVVRVKVERNELVVDKNGGLRAKGIGVYDTIEAGLVLRSVGYRGVPLPGVPFQEGSFIIPNVNGRVIRPRDDAVILGEYVVGWAKRGPSGVIGTNKPDAVATVAAMVEDLPKLPGIPDENRDPQRIVELLRVRKPDFVTYADWKRLDAYETARGAEQGRPRVKVTTVPEMLEVIRGTSS, from the coding sequence GTGGATGCACAATTGGGAACTGAAGGACGCCCTGTGCGCGTGGCTATCGTTGGCGCTGGCCCCGCCGGGTTCTATGCCGCCGAGGCGTTGCTCAAACAGTCGAACATCGTTGTCCTGATCGATATGTTCAATCGCTTTCCAACACCGTATGGACTGGTGCGCGAAGGCGTCGCACCCGACCATCAGTCGATCAAGTCGGTAACGCGCATTTATGATCGCATCGCTTCCGATCCCCGCGTGCGCTACTTCGGCAACGTAACCTTCGGTACCGACATCACCCACGAAGACCTGAAACAGTTCTACGATCAGATTGTCTACGCTGTCGGTGCGCCGGCTGACCGGCGCATGGGCATTCCCGGCGAAGACCTGATCGGCAGTTACCCGGCGACGGCGTTTGTCGGCTGGTACAACGGGCATCCTGACTATTGCAACTGGACGTTCGATCTTTCGCATGAACGCGCCGTTGTGGTCGGCAATGGCAATGTGGCCATTGACGTGGCGCGCATTCTGGTGACCAACCCTGACAAACTGGCGAAGACCGATATTGCCGATTATGCCCTGGAGGCGCTGCGGCAGAGCAAGGTGCGCGAAGTCGTGATGCTGGGGCGCCGCGGACCGGCGCAGGCGGCATTCACCAATGCGGAGATCAAAGAACTCGGTGAACTGGACGGCGTTGATGTGATCGTCGATCCTGCCGACCTGGAACTCGACCCGATGAGCGCCGAGCATGTGAAGGAGGACAAGTCGGCGGCACGCAATGTTGAAATTCTGCGCTCGTTCGCCGCGCGCACGGTTCATAACGCCCCGCGCCGCATTCGGATGCGTTTCCTGACATCACCGGTCGAGTTGATCGGCGAGAATGGTCGGGTGGTGCGGGTGAAGGTGGAGCGCAACGAACTGGTGGTCGATAAGAACGGCGGTCTGCGGGCAAAGGGCATTGGCGTCTACGATACTATCGAAGCGGGATTGGTACTGCGGTCGGTCGGGTATCGCGGAGTACCGTTGCCCGGAGTGCCATTTCAGGAAGGGTCGTTCATTATTCCGAATGTCAACGGTCGGGTCATTCGTCCGCGCGATGATGCGGTCATTCTGGGTGAGTATGTGGTGGGTTGGGCGAAGCGTGGTCCATCTGGCGTGATTGGCACCAACAAACCGGACGCCGTTGCCACTGTGGCAGCTATGGTTGAAGACCTGCCGAAATTGCCTGGCATTCCCGACGAAAACCGCGATCCGCAGCGCATCGTCGAGTTGCTGCGCGTTCGTAAACCCGATTTCGTCACCTACGCAGATTGGAAGCGGCTCGATGCGTATGAAACGGCGCGTGGCGCCGAACAGGGTCGCCCGCGCGTCAAGGTGACCACCGTTCCCGAAATGCTGGAGGTTATTCGCGGAACATCGTCGTAA
- a CDS encoding SCO1664 family protein, producing the protein MSTELSVGDVLALLAKGEMEVQGMMPWSSNYTLLVTVRDGDLQGLAVYKPRRGERPLWDFPRGTLCQREFAAFLLSEALGWSLVPPTVLRDGPYGYGSVQLYIDCDQDAHLFTMQKEGGYEDQLARLAAFDILSNNADRKSGHCLKGTDGRLWAIDHGICFHAEPKLRTVLWDYAGEPICEEIMADLRALREDVRNGRRFIRALEGLLAPEEVRAFRRRLDRLIETGCYPDPGAARHIPWPPV; encoded by the coding sequence ATGAGCACAGAGTTGAGTGTCGGCGACGTGCTGGCGCTGCTGGCGAAAGGCGAAATGGAAGTCCAGGGCATGATGCCCTGGAGCAGTAACTATACGCTGCTCGTCACTGTGCGCGACGGCGATCTGCAGGGGCTTGCCGTGTACAAGCCACGCCGCGGCGAACGCCCGCTATGGGATTTTCCGCGCGGTACGTTGTGTCAACGGGAGTTCGCCGCCTTCCTGCTCAGCGAAGCCCTCGGCTGGTCGCTTGTGCCGCCGACCGTTCTGCGGGATGGTCCGTATGGCTATGGCTCGGTGCAGTTGTATATCGACTGCGACCAGGATGCGCATCTGTTCACCATGCAGAAGGAGGGCGGCTACGAGGATCAACTCGCGCGCCTGGCCGCCTTCGACATCCTCTCGAACAATGCCGATCGCAAGAGCGGCCATTGTTTGAAGGGAACGGATGGACGCCTCTGGGCGATTGACCACGGTATCTGCTTTCACGCCGAACCGAAGTTGCGAACCGTGCTCTGGGACTACGCTGGCGAACCGATCTGTGAAGAGATCATGGCAGACCTGCGCGCATTGCGTGAAGATGTTCGCAACGGCAGGCGGTTCATCCGCGCACTCGAAGGGTTGCTCGCTCCCGAAGAGGTGCGCGCCTTCCGCCGCCGCCTCGACCGCCTGATCGAAACCGGGTGCTACCCCGATCCCGGCGCTGCACGCCATATTCCCTGGCCTCCTGTCTAG
- a CDS encoding DUF3090 domain-containing protein, producing the protein MAKFTYDLDPVTRITASAVGPPGQRVFYIQARRGRELVSLIAEKEQVRALAQAIDRLLEELAEKNPLLSSSDDLLLASDMNLEEPIEPRFRIAQMGIGYDAERDMVILVMQGYREDGEDDEPPTARFGASRQQMRALSEHAASVVARGRKICGNCGRPIDPGGHFCPQMN; encoded by the coding sequence ATGGCAAAGTTCACGTATGATCTCGACCCGGTGACGCGCATTACGGCAAGCGCAGTTGGTCCGCCGGGGCAGCGCGTCTTCTACATCCAGGCGCGCCGTGGGCGCGAACTGGTTTCACTCATTGCGGAGAAGGAACAGGTTCGGGCGCTTGCTCAGGCAATCGATCGCCTGCTCGAAGAACTGGCAGAGAAGAATCCGCTCCTCTCTTCTTCCGACGATCTGCTTCTGGCGAGCGATATGAACCTGGAAGAACCGATCGAACCGCGTTTTCGTATTGCTCAGATGGGGATCGGGTACGATGCTGAACGCGATATGGTCATTCTGGTGATGCAGGGGTACCGTGAGGACGGCGAAGATGATGAGCCGCCGACGGCACGTTTCGGTGCATCGCGTCAGCAAATGCGCGCTTTGAGTGAACACGCGGCGAGCGTGGTTGCCCGTGGGCGAAAGATCTGCGGCAACTGTGGCCGTCCAATCGATCCCGGCGGTCACTTCTGCCCGCAAATGAATTGA
- a CDS encoding MSMEG_4193 family putative phosphomutase, translated as MTVLLLVRHGANDMVYGRLAGRLPGVRLNEEGRRQAANLAARLADLPIDAIYSSPLDRTVETAEAIAAPRGLSIRLVEALQEVDYGEWQGAELKELYKHELWPGIQHYPSGTRFPNGETLGETQMRIVTALDALRARHPKGLIVVVSHADAIRLATAYYIGIHIDLFQRLEVAPCSVTAIGFTRMGPRLLAYNDTGSLSHLKPKPEETQPASAGSAPPTDQASENGVEASAEKTTGSPTSA; from the coding sequence GTGACAGTACTCTTACTGGTTCGTCACGGCGCAAACGACATGGTGTACGGTCGGCTTGCCGGTCGTCTCCCCGGAGTGCGCCTGAACGAAGAAGGGCGGCGTCAGGCAGCCAATCTGGCGGCGCGCCTGGCAGACCTGCCGATCGACGCGATCTATTCCAGCCCGCTGGATCGCACCGTCGAAACTGCCGAGGCGATTGCTGCGCCGCGAGGTCTCTCGATCCGGTTGGTCGAGGCGCTGCAAGAGGTGGACTACGGCGAGTGGCAGGGCGCCGAACTCAAGGAACTGTACAAACACGAGTTGTGGCCCGGCATCCAGCATTACCCCAGCGGCACCCGTTTCCCGAACGGCGAAACGCTGGGCGAAACGCAGATGCGGATCGTGACTGCGCTCGATGCGCTGCGCGCGCGCCACCCGAAAGGGTTGATCGTGGTTGTGTCGCATGCCGATGCCATTCGGTTGGCGACGGCGTACTATATCGGCATCCACATCGACCTGTTCCAGCGGCTCGAAGTCGCTCCCTGCTCGGTGACCGCCATCGGGTTCACCCGGATGGGGCCACGATTGCTGGCGTATAATGATACCGGTTCCCTGTCACATCTGAAGCCGAAACCGGAAGAGACGCAACCGGCATCTGCAGGATCGGCGCCGCCAACCGATCAGGCGTCGGAGAATGGCGTCGAGGCGTCGGCAGAAAAGACAACCGGCTCGCCAACATCGGCGTAG
- a CDS encoding cryptochrome/photolyase family protein encodes MSDTPVTVWIPGDQLLRAHPAIEAAESRSGRRNIRIVLVESDARIAQLPYQRKKIVLILSAMRHYAAALRERGYLVDEVRAPSFAEGLQHHVAQHRSQRLVTMAAAEYETRRFQHETLHALLGIPVDVLPNTQFLVGQYDPFPAIEPSQRVIMERFYRAMRRRFAVLIEPDGSPTGGEWNFDRQNRRPLPRTVAPPPPITFEPDAITRQVMTDVDARGSGVGTATGFALAVTHAQAEAALNDFITNRLAAFGPYEDAMSATHDVVFHSMLSPYVNIGLLEPLQMVRAAEEAYRTGAAPIQSVEGFVRQVIGWREYIYWQYWRLMPALRDANAWNAMRPLPRFFWNGETDMRCLRHVIKRAIATGYTHHIERLMVVCNFCLLAGIRPSEVNDWFLAHYIDAYDWVMQPNVIGMGLNADGGLTATKPYIASAAYINRMSDYCDGCRYNPKQRVGPDACPFNTLYWNFLIQHETTLRANPRLGPAVLGLARLDATERAAIMREAAGLVEGL; translated from the coding sequence ATGAGTGATACGCCGGTCACAGTCTGGATTCCTGGCGACCAGTTGCTGCGTGCGCACCCGGCGATTGAGGCGGCGGAGTCTCGTTCTGGTCGTCGAAATATCCGCATTGTCCTGGTGGAAAGCGATGCGCGGATAGCGCAGTTGCCCTACCAGCGCAAGAAGATCGTCCTGATCCTCAGTGCTATGCGCCACTACGCAGCAGCGCTGCGCGAGCGCGGGTACCTGGTCGATGAGGTGCGCGCGCCGTCATTTGCGGAGGGGTTGCAGCATCACGTTGCGCAGCATCGATCGCAGCGCCTGGTGACCATGGCGGCTGCCGAGTATGAGACGCGACGCTTCCAGCACGAAACCCTCCACGCCCTTCTTGGGATTCCGGTCGACGTACTCCCGAACACGCAGTTTCTTGTCGGTCAGTACGATCCTTTCCCGGCTATCGAGCCGTCGCAGCGCGTGATCATGGAGCGCTTCTACCGCGCGATGCGCCGCCGCTTCGCGGTGTTGATCGAACCGGACGGTTCGCCGACCGGCGGGGAATGGAACTTCGACCGCCAGAATCGCCGTCCGTTGCCCCGCACGGTTGCGCCGCCGCCGCCGATCACCTTCGAGCCGGATGCGATCACACGCCAGGTGATGACCGACGTCGATGCGCGCGGCAGCGGGGTCGGCACAGCAACCGGATTTGCGCTCGCCGTCACCCACGCGCAGGCGGAAGCGGCGCTCAACGACTTCATCACCAATCGCCTGGCGGCATTCGGACCCTACGAGGACGCCATGAGCGCCACGCATGATGTGGTGTTCCACTCAATGCTCTCGCCCTACGTTAATATCGGTCTGCTCGAACCGTTGCAGATGGTGCGCGCTGCTGAGGAAGCATACCGCACCGGCGCCGCCCCGATCCAGTCAGTCGAGGGATTCGTGCGCCAGGTCATCGGCTGGCGCGAGTATATCTACTGGCAGTACTGGCGGTTGATGCCCGCATTGCGCGATGCGAACGCCTGGAATGCGATGCGTCCGCTGCCGCGCTTCTTCTGGAATGGCGAAACCGACATGCGTTGCCTGCGCCATGTTATCAAGCGTGCAATTGCGACCGGCTACACCCACCATATCGAACGTCTGATGGTGGTCTGCAACTTTTGCCTGCTGGCAGGAATCCGCCCTTCAGAGGTCAATGACTGGTTCCTGGCGCACTACATCGACGCCTATGATTGGGTGATGCAGCCAAATGTGATCGGTATGGGGCTGAACGCCGATGGCGGGTTGACGGCGACCAAACCGTATATCGCTTCGGCTGCGTATATCAACCGGATGAGCGACTACTGCGATGGGTGTCGCTACAACCCGAAGCAGCGCGTCGGACCGGATGCCTGTCCGTTCAATACGCTCTACTGGAACTTTTTGATCCAGCATGAAACGACGCTCCGCGCCAATCCACGGCTTGGTCCGGCAGTGCTGGGGCTGGCGCGACTCGACGCTACCGAACGCGCAGCGATCATGCGCGAGGCTGCGGGGTTGGTGGAGGGGTTGTAG